Part of the Leclercia sp. AS011 genome is shown below.
GCCTGCGTATCCCGGTTCAGTACCTGGCAAACCTGCTGACCGCAGGCGATACCCAGCCGGTACTGCTGGCGCTGAAACGTATGCTGGCGATGCGCCACTTCAAACGTGCCGAAACCGTGGACGGCGTGACCGATACCCGCGCGTTGGAAGAGGTTGGTCTGACCGAAGCCCAGGCGCAGGAGATGTACCGCTACCTGGCGATTGCAAACTACGAAGACCGTTTCGTGGTACCGAGCAGCCACCGTGAGCTGGCGCGTGAAGCCTTCCCGGAGAAAAGCGGGTGTGGCTTTACCTTCGGCGACGGTTGCCACGGCTCAGACAGCAAATTCAACCTGTTCAACAGCCGCCGCATCGACGCCATGGATGTGACCAGTAAAACGGAGCCGCACTCATGATTGAACTCGTCATTGTTTCGCGTCTGCTCGAGTACCCGGATGCTGCCCTTGTGCAGCATCAACAGGAACTCTTTGATGCACTCGCGTCATCGGAAAACCTGGATAAAGAGGATGCCCAGCGGCTGGGCATTTTCCTCCGCGACCTGTTAGCGCGCGATCTTCTGGATGCGCAGGCGGACTACAGCCAGCTGTTTGACCGCGGTCGCGCCACCTCGCTGCTGCTGTTTGAACACGTTCACGGCGAATCCCGCGATCGTGGTCAGGCGATGGTTGACCTGATGGCGCAGTATGAGCAGCACGGCATGCAGCTCGACAGCCGCGAGCTGCCGGATCACCTGCCGCTGTACCTGGAATATCTGGCGCAGTTGCCGAAAGAGGAGGCGCTGGGTGGTCTGCATGACATCGCGCCGATCCTGGCGCTGCTCGGCGCACGTCTGCAGCAGCGCGAGAGCCGCTACGCGGTGCTGTTCGATCTGCTGGTGAAGCTGGCCAACGCGTCGGTCGACAGTGAAAAAGTGGCGGAGAAAATCGCCGATGAAGCCCGGGATGATACCCCGCAAGCGCTGGATGCCGTCTGGGAAGAAGAGCAGGTGAAGTTCTTTGCTGACCAGAGCTGCGGCGAGTCGGAAATCTCGGCTCACCAGCGTCGTTTTGCCGGTGCCGTGGCCCCGCAATATTTGAATATCTCTAACGGAGGACAGCAATAATGCACTTCCTGAATATGTTCTTCTTCGATATCTATCCGTATATTGCGGGTTCGGTCTTTCTGATTGGTAGCTGGCTGCGTTATGACTACGGCCAGTACAGCTGGCGCGCCGCCTCCAGCCAGATGCTGGATCGCAAAGGGATGAACCTGGCCTCGAACCTATTCCACATCGGGATTCTGGGGATCTTTGCCGGTCACTTCCTCGGAATGCTGACCCCGCACTGGATGTATGAATCCTTCCTGCCGATGGACGTGAAGCAGAAGATGGCGATGATTGCCGGCGGTGCCTGCGGCGTGATGACCCTGGTGGGCGGCCTGCTGCTGCTTAAGCGTCGCCTGTTCAGCCCGCGCGTGCGGGCCACCACCACCGGGGCGGATATTCTGATCCTCTCCCTGCTGATGGTGCAGTGTGCGCTGGGTCTGCTGACTATTCCGTTCTCCGCGCAACACATGGACGGCAGCGAAATGCTGAAGCTGGTGGGGTGGGCGCAGTCGGTTGTCACTTTCCACGGCGGGGCGTCTGAGCATCTGGACGGCGTGGCCTTTGTCTTCCGCGTGCACCTGGTGCTGGGTATGACCCTGTTCCTGCTGTTCCCGTTCTCCCGTCTGGTGCATATCTGGAGCGCGCCGGTGGAGTACCTGACGCGCAGATATCAGATTGTTCGCGCCCGTCGCTAATCCGCTGTTTTAATCGTAACCCCGCTCTGGCGGGGTTTTTTTTCGCCCCAGCCGAGGTTGTTGCCCGCCGCTGCCAGCAGAATCAACGCCCCGCCCGCCAGCTGAGTGAGATTCAGGGCGTGGCCAAACACCAGATTATCGACAATTAGCGCCACC
Proteins encoded:
- the narJ gene encoding nitrate reductase molybdenum cofactor assembly chaperone, whose amino-acid sequence is MIELVIVSRLLEYPDAALVQHQQELFDALASSENLDKEDAQRLGIFLRDLLARDLLDAQADYSQLFDRGRATSLLLFEHVHGESRDRGQAMVDLMAQYEQHGMQLDSRELPDHLPLYLEYLAQLPKEEALGGLHDIAPILALLGARLQQRESRYAVLFDLLVKLANASVDSEKVAEKIADEARDDTPQALDAVWEEEQVKFFADQSCGESEISAHQRRFAGAVAPQYLNISNGGQQ
- the narI gene encoding respiratory nitrate reductase subunit gamma, which codes for MHFLNMFFFDIYPYIAGSVFLIGSWLRYDYGQYSWRAASSQMLDRKGMNLASNLFHIGILGIFAGHFLGMLTPHWMYESFLPMDVKQKMAMIAGGACGVMTLVGGLLLLKRRLFSPRVRATTTGADILILSLLMVQCALGLLTIPFSAQHMDGSEMLKLVGWAQSVVTFHGGASEHLDGVAFVFRVHLVLGMTLFLLFPFSRLVHIWSAPVEYLTRRYQIVRARR